A DNA window from Hevea brasiliensis isolate MT/VB/25A 57/8 chromosome 2, ASM3005281v1, whole genome shotgun sequence contains the following coding sequences:
- the LOC110643323 gene encoding uncharacterized protein LOC110643323: MIDSTWEETKTRAESKLKLMSQMMMVGNPTSLLTSPNASTANFICFCIQMPNETQKTMPHLSYFSSSSSTASSRFLPFKNSCFLSSPLLSQRTHFSFCSLLGKRDDILCGNEIKKQRKGGTALMEMSDLDGVDEMDDELDDFDDENEDVEDEEMFLPFGKMKKWLENKPRGFGEGKVYDTSIEDKMLEEMERSRKAQAANINKLKNNPINSSPKKDNQNKKVTDVVPSGFRVHVVNLPKKKNILRDLKSAFKEVPGVINMIPAVSGNKKTKDPICKGFAFVDFNSEEDAIRFVQQFSGQNVAFGRIQKQIKCVMTNSHSSISSDDESADSSYSGSNLMVPAPEEDKSSHIDMDDSSFEETSPEDGFVTEKLQDVVDNLESFSISELDSNDNMESMTEPTPSSFSLKKQNKSKATKKKTIVKGRREKVPKMEIPGSGKKLKIKEKAVLTNVFSKYGLHSSLASKEDS; the protein is encoded by the exons ATGATAGACAGCACATGGGAAGAAACTAAAACCAGAGCAGAGTCGAAATTGAAGTTGATGAGCCAAATGATGATGGTGGGCAATCCAACGTCTCTTCTCACCTCTCCTAATGCGTCTACCGCCAATTTCATCTGTTTTTGCATTCAAATGCCAAATGAAACTCAAAAAACTATGCCACATCTCTCGTATTTCTCAAGCTCATCTTCAACTGCGTCGTCACGCTTCCTTCCCTTCAAAAACAGCTGTTTCCTCTCTTCTCCACTACTATCTCAACGTACCCATTTCAGTTTCTGTTCTCTTTTAGGGAAAAGAGATGATATTTTGTGTGGAAATGAGATAAAGAAGCAAAGGAAGGGCGGCACTGCCCTCATGGAAATGAGCGACTTGGATGGTGTGGATGAGATGGATGATGAATTAGATGATTTCGATGATGAAAATGAGGATGTTGAAGATGAAGAGATGTTTTTGCCCTTTGGGAAGATGAAAAAGTGGCTAGAGAACAAGCCCCGTGGGTTCGGTGAAGGGAAGGTTTACGATACATCTATTGAAGACAAGATGCTTGAAGAAATGGAACGGAGTAGAAAGGCACAGGCTGCTAATATCAATAAACTTAAAAATAATCCTATCAATTCTTCGCCCAAGAAAGACAATCAAAACAAGAaag TAACTGATGTCGTACCAAGTGGCTTTCGTGTTCATGTTGTCAACCTTCCAAAGAAAAAGAATATACTCAGAGATCTTAAATCAGCATTTAAAGAAGTTCCTGGCGTCATTAATATGATTCCAGCTGTTTCTGGCAATAAAAAGACAAAGGATCCTATTTGCAAGGGCTTCGCCTTTGTTGATTTTAATTCTGAGGAGGATGCCATTAG GTTTGTGCAACAATTTTCCGGACAAAATGTAGCATTTGGCAGGATTCAGAAGCAGATAAAATGTGTAATGACAAATTCACACTCTTCCATCTCTTCTGATGATGAATCAGCAGACAGCTCTTACTCTGGTTCAAACTTAATGGTTCCTGCTCCAGAAGAAGATAAGAGTTCTCATATTGATATGGATGACTCATCCTTTGAAGAAACTTCCCCTGAGGATGGATTTGTAACAGAAAAATTGCAAGATGTGGTGGACAATCTGGAATCTTTCAGTATATCAGAGTTGGATAGTAATGATAACATGGAATCAATGACAGAACCTACACCTAGTTCATTTTCTCTGAAGAAACAAAATAAAAGTAAGGCTACTAAGAAAAAGACAATTGTGAAAGGGAGGAGGGAGAAGGTTCCCAAGATGGAAATCCCAGGATCTGGAAAGAA GTTGAAGATCAAGGAGAAGGCTGTGCTGACCAATGTGTTCTCCAAATACGGATTACATTCGTCTCTGGCTTCAAAAGAAGATAGCTAA